The following proteins are encoded in a genomic region of Armatimonadota bacterium:
- the thpR gene encoding RNA 2',3'-cyclic phosphodiesterase, with protein MRAFIAVNMGDDLRRALAQAQERLRASGADVKWVRPEGIHLTLKFLGEVDDDRVPAIAEAVAAAVTPRARFRLRVEGIGGFPSPTAPRVIWAGVKDGARELGELARRVEDALEPLGFAREQREFSAHVTLGRCRSPRGRPELAARMREQIERQLGEMEVARVELMRSDLRPTGPIYTSQREFALGEARGERGSDDDGQG; from the coding sequence ATGCGCGCGTTCATCGCGGTCAATATGGGCGACGACTTACGCCGGGCGCTCGCGCAGGCCCAGGAGCGGCTGCGGGCGAGCGGCGCGGATGTGAAATGGGTGCGCCCCGAGGGCATCCACCTCACGCTCAAGTTCCTGGGCGAGGTGGATGACGACCGCGTCCCCGCGATCGCGGAGGCGGTGGCGGCGGCGGTAACGCCAAGAGCGCGGTTCCGCTTGCGAGTGGAGGGGATCGGCGGATTCCCTTCGCCTACCGCGCCGCGCGTGATCTGGGCGGGGGTGAAGGATGGCGCACGCGAGCTGGGCGAGCTCGCGCGGCGCGTGGAAGACGCTCTGGAGCCGCTGGGCTTTGCGCGCGAGCAGCGGGAGTTCAGCGCGCACGTGACGCTGGGGCGCTGCCGGTCGCCGCGGGGACGCCCGGAGTTGGCGGCGCGGATGCGCGAGCAGATCGAACGGCAGTTGGGGGAGATGGAGGTGGCGCGCGTGGAGCTGATGCGCAGCGACCTGCGACCGACGGGTCCGATCTATACCAGCCAGCGGGAATTCGCGCTCGGCGAGGCGCGGGGCGAACGGGGGAGCGATGATGACGGACAAGGCTAA